One Sulfitobacter sp. HNIBRBA3233 DNA segment encodes these proteins:
- a CDS encoding sulfotransferase family 2 domain-containing protein, with the protein MDNKNPAISRFARHQSNIVNRELDFAYIAIAKASNTTIRHGLLGALGLSSDDTFNGNPVKEIIHRQDDGPFNYEPLSKLSKNPTSLIFTVVRNPWSRIMSCYRDKFLFKFHEPFREYGMRPDYSFSDFVEHISRIPDRDAEIHFRSQRTQIFFQGSLVPNLILRTETVSQDWRLVQSYFEGKHGISLPDLGRFAAREGSTEKFSVSQKDIDIISERYEGDVKLFRYSLPEGIPT; encoded by the coding sequence ATGGACAATAAGAACCCAGCGATCTCAAGGTTTGCCAGACATCAAAGCAATATCGTTAACCGCGAACTTGATTTTGCTTATATTGCAATCGCCAAAGCTTCAAATACTACCATAAGGCATGGCTTGCTTGGCGCGCTCGGCCTGAGCAGTGACGACACCTTCAATGGAAATCCCGTAAAGGAAATCATTCACAGGCAGGACGACGGCCCATTTAATTACGAGCCACTTTCAAAGCTTTCCAAAAACCCCACATCCCTGATTTTTACGGTCGTAAGAAATCCTTGGTCTCGTATAATGTCATGTTACAGAGACAAGTTTCTTTTTAAGTTCCATGAGCCGTTTCGCGAGTATGGGATGAGGCCGGACTACTCATTCTCCGATTTTGTTGAACACATAAGCCGTATACCGGACCGGGATGCTGAAATACACTTCAGGTCACAGCGAACTCAAATCTTCTTTCAGGGCAGCCTCGTACCTAACCTCATACTCCGTACAGAAACAGTGTCCCAGGACTGGCGCCTGGTGCAATCATATTTTGAGGGGAAACACGGTATCTCACTCCCCGATCTTGGCCGCTTTGCCGCGAGAGAAGGTTCCACCGAAAAGTTCAGCGTTTCACAGAAAGATATCGATATTATTTCAGAACGCTACGAGGGTGATGTGAAACTCTTCCGCTACTCACTGCCGGAAGGTATTCCAACTTGA
- a CDS encoding transposase domain-containing protein — protein sequence MWAQKPAARLADTLARIPDYKIDRVDELLPWKTAS from the coding sequence TTGTGGGCTCAAAAACCGGCGGCAAGGCTGGCTGACACACTCGCCCGCATCCCAGACTACAAGATCGACCGCGTCGACGAGCTGCTGCCATGGAAAACTGCATCTTAG